In Lotus japonicus ecotype B-129 chromosome 5, LjGifu_v1.2, one genomic interval encodes:
- the LOC130719171 gene encoding uncharacterized protein LOC130719171 has translation MVIVGASDALKCKMLPSTFKKSAMIWFTTLPAGSIVNFMELSAKFLSQISTSRAQKVTRAMLFNVRQGLNETLQSYMGRFNQLSVHLEDKMLEICVAAFELGLRPGSLNSNLSWKPVETMAHLRERVQGFIREEQSDRIKNNRPNVAVTGQKQQFEAKRGAVAEQYSKGWTERGDRGFNNRNRYDSRFDNRSHFKNRAQPYGVRGSGHSMTWTRNQKDRVTPLAVNLTEALHTCLEANVIHFPRQPKQSTGNVDKTKWCEYHRISGHTTDDCFTLKKEIDKLLKAGCMKQLEGRSDSNEAGTSTKRTEDGKEIMNEDRGKQAEGTAKGRIHSIFGGFRGGGTTNSARKR, from the coding sequence ATGGTTATTGTGGGGGCTTCAGATGCTTTGAAGTGCAAAATGCTTCCGTCAACTTTCAAGAAGTcagcgatgatttggtttacaactctGCCGGCGGGATCGATTGTGAATTTCATGGAATTGTCGGCAAAGTTTTTGTCTCAGATCTCAACTAGTCGTGCTCAAAAGGTGACTCGAGCGATGTTATTCAACGTTCGCCAGGGATTGaatgagactttgcagtcttaTATGGGGCGATTCAATCAATTgtctgttcatttggaggataagatGCTGGAGATTTGTgttgcagcttttgaattgggtttACGGCCTGGGAGCTTAAACAGTAATTTGAGTTGGAAGCCGGTGGAAACAATGGCGCATTTACGTGAAAGAGTACAAGGATTCATCAGGGAGGAACAAAGCGATCGGATCAAAAATAACCGCCCGAATGTAGCAGTTACAGGGCAAAAACAGCAGTTTGAGGCGAAGAGAGGAGCGGTTGCTGAACAGTATTCGAAGGGGTGGACTGAACGTGGAGATAGAGGATTTAATAATCGGAACCGTTATGATAGTcgatttgataaccgttctcatttcaaaaatcgtgctcaaccgtatggTGTACGTGGATCGGGACActcgatgacgtggactcgaAATCAAAAGGATCGTGTTACTCCTTTGGCGGTCAATTTAACTGAAGCTTTACACACGTGCTTGGAGGCGAATGTCATTCATTTTCCTCGTCAACCGAAGCAGTCAACGGGAAACGTGGACAAAAcaaagtggtgtgaatatcacaGGATCTCAGGTCATACCACTGATGATTGCTTTACTCTAAAGAAAGAGATTGATAAATTGCTGAAAGCCGGATGCATGAAGCAATTAGAAGGGCGAAGTGATTCTAATGAGGCAGGAACTTCAACAAAGCGAACTGAAGATGGAAAGGAGATTATGAATGAAGATCGGGGGAAACAAGCAGAAGGAACGGCAAAggggcgaattcattctatCTTTGGTGGATTCCGTGGTGGCGGAACAACTAATTCAGCTCGAAAAAGGTAa